In a genomic window of Strix aluco isolate bStrAlu1 chromosome 3, bStrAlu1.hap1, whole genome shotgun sequence:
- the LOC141921492 gene encoding L-threonine 3-dehydrogenase, mitochondrial, producing MPIVKTVSRAVSQLLQSSGCGCGISIVPVRCIGVSPRQVASDASFHSVSFSESDHPRVLITGGLGQLGVGLAKLLRKRFGKNNVILSDIRKPADNVFYSGPFIYADILDYKNLREIVVNNRITWLFHYSALLSAVGEANVPLARAVNITGLHNVLDIAAEHNLRLFVPSTIGAFGPTSPRDPTPDLCIQRPRTIYGVSKVHAELMGEYYHYRYGLDFRCLRYPGIISADSQPGGGTTDYAVQIFHDAIKTGKFQCNLKPDTRLPMMYIDDCLKATLEVMEAPAESLSMRTYNISAMSFTPEELVQEVQKHVPELLVTYNVDEVRQAIADSWPMNFDDRNARRDWGWKHDYDLPELVTTMFSFLGSDSRIAQAN from the exons ATGCCAATTGTCAAAACCGTGAGCAGAGCTGTCAGCCAGCTGCTCCAGAGCTCTGGTTGTGGATGTGGGATTTCCATCGTGCCTGTTCGCTGCATCGGAGTCTCGCCCCGCCAGGTGGCCTCTGATGCCAGCTTCCACTCGGTTTCTTTTTCCGAGTCTGATCACCCTCGGGTGCTAATTACAG GTGGTCTTGGCCAGCTTGGAGTGGGACTTGCTAAGCTTCTGAG GAAACGCTTTGGAAAGAACAATGTGATCTTGTCTGACATTAGAAAGCCTGCGGATAATGTTTTTTATAGTG GTCCTTTTATCTACGCGGATATCTTGGACTACAAGAATTTACGTGAGATAGTGGTGAATAATCGGATAACTTGGCTGTTCCACTATAGTGCTTTGCTCAGTGCTGTTGGAGAAGCAAACGTGCCTTTGGCCAGAGCTGTAAATATTACCG GTTTACACAACGTTCTGGATATTGCAGCTGAGCATAATTTGAGACTCTTTGTTCCAAGCACTATCGGAGCCTTTGGACCCACCTCTCCTCGAGATCCAACTCCTGATCTCTGCATTCAGAGACCAAGGACGATCTATGGAGTCTCCAAGGTCCACGCTGAGCTCATGGGAGAA TACTACCATTACCGGTATGGCCTGGACTTCCGCTGCCTGAGGTATCCAGGAATTATATCTGCTGACTCTCAGCCTGGTGGGGGAACAACTG ATTACGCTGTCCAGATTTTCCATGATGCCATAAAGACTGGCAAATTTCAGTGCAACCTAAAGCCAGACACTCGTCTCCCTATGATGTATATTGATGACTGTCTGAAAGCGACTCTGGAGGTGATGGAAGCCCCTGCAGAGTCACTGAGCATGAGGACATACAACATCAGTGCCATGAGCTTCACTCCCGAAGAGCTGGTGCAAGAGGTGCAGAAGCACGTTCCTGAGCTCCTGGTGACCTACAACGTGGATGAAGTCAGGCAGGCCATAG CTGACAGCTGGCCGATGAACTTTGATGACAGGAACGCCCGGAGGGACTGGGGCTGGAAACATGATTATGATCTGCCTGAGTTGGTGACTACGATGTTTAGCTTCCTTGGGTCTGACTCCAGGATTGCTCAAGCTAACTGA